The Sporosarcina luteola genome contains a region encoding:
- the aroA gene encoding 3-phosphoshikimate 1-carboxyvinyltransferase, protein MVETKTVTFNKPIVKGSVKVPGDKSISHRAIMLGSIAEGRTRIKGFLDGEDCLRTIEIFKRLGVSIERSGTDVLITSPGIKKWVTPTEELYAGNSGTTARLMLGILSGSAVTSTLTGDASLSKRPMKRVTTPLQSMGAMISGDEEGDFLPLTIVGSTLEGIDYKMPVASAQVKSAILFAGLNAKGETVVRETDVSRDHTERMLQQFGAELLKDGNTVRIQGGQALSGTDVIVPGDISSAAFFMAAAAMIKDSEVVFTNVGLNPTRTGIIEVLRQMGAEVEILEHNGEKGEYYGVVKVAHSRLEGIEISGDIIPTLIDELPIIALLATQATGTTVIKDAAELRVKETDRIAAVTDELTKLGAKVVATEDGMIIEGPTALLGGELRSYGDHRIGMMAAIAALVSVGPIHIEDPSCIAISYPNFFDHLSQLVIARSEE, encoded by the coding sequence ATGGTGGAAACAAAAACAGTGACATTCAACAAGCCGATAGTAAAAGGTTCTGTAAAAGTGCCGGGGGATAAATCCATTTCGCATCGTGCTATCATGTTAGGGTCGATAGCTGAAGGCCGCACGAGGATAAAAGGATTCCTCGATGGGGAGGATTGCTTACGTACAATCGAGATTTTCAAGCGATTAGGCGTCTCCATTGAGCGTAGTGGAACAGACGTCTTGATTACGAGTCCCGGGATTAAGAAATGGGTCACTCCTACTGAAGAGCTATATGCCGGGAATTCAGGCACAACGGCTAGACTGATGCTCGGAATATTGTCGGGCTCGGCGGTTACTTCCACATTGACAGGCGACGCTTCCTTATCCAAGCGACCGATGAAAAGAGTGACCACCCCACTGCAATCAATGGGAGCAATGATTTCAGGCGATGAAGAAGGTGATTTCCTTCCACTTACAATCGTTGGATCAACGCTTGAAGGAATTGACTATAAGATGCCTGTGGCAAGTGCACAAGTGAAGTCTGCGATCCTTTTTGCCGGATTGAACGCAAAAGGAGAAACAGTCGTCAGAGAAACTGACGTTTCAAGGGATCATACGGAAAGGATGCTTCAGCAGTTCGGAGCTGAGCTTCTCAAGGATGGAAATACGGTACGCATCCAAGGAGGACAAGCTTTATCGGGGACGGACGTGATTGTTCCCGGTGATATTTCATCCGCGGCATTTTTCATGGCGGCTGCTGCTATGATCAAAGACAGTGAAGTGGTATTTACTAATGTCGGTCTGAATCCGACGAGAACAGGAATCATTGAAGTACTGAGGCAAATGGGTGCCGAAGTGGAAATACTTGAACATAACGGTGAAAAAGGGGAATATTACGGAGTAGTTAAAGTGGCGCATTCCCGATTGGAAGGGATTGAGATAAGTGGAGATATCATACCGACACTTATCGATGAATTGCCGATTATTGCGCTGCTTGCAACCCAGGCGACGGGTACAACAGTCATCAAAGATGCTGCGGAACTGCGTGTCAAGGAGACGGACCGCATTGCCGCCGTCACGGATGAACTGACGAAACTCGGCGCGAAAGTGGTAGCAACGGAGGATGGGATGATTATTGAAGGACCTACAGCCTTACTAGGAGGGGAACTGAGATCCTACGGCGATCACAGAATAGGGATGATGGCTGCCATTGCCGCTTTGGTGTCAGTTGGTCCAATCCACATTGAAGACCCATCTTGCATCGCCATTTCTTATCCGAACTTCTTTGATCATTTATCTCAACTCGTGATAGCGCGTAGTGAAGAATAA
- a CDS encoding prephenate dehydrogenase: MNENIAIIGLGLIGGSLALALKRGGRNLQISGFDRSYSTADEAYRRGIIDTIAPSARAACEKADYIIFATPVNTTIALMEEASQWTLKENVILSDTGSTKNPIMQAAVRLQDRGLTFIGGHPMAGSHKSGIAAAKGHLFENAYYVLTPSNWTSSEQVDSLSNLLAPTKGKIVILDAAEHDRMTAIVSHFPHIIASSLVGRLADQEKEQPFVKDLAAGGFRDLTRIASADPTMWRDITIQNREELLGQLDGWLQEMNSIRSMILENDPDRIYDFFSDAKEFRDQLPSTFKGAVQGALYMTFDLHIDIPDHPGVISEITKILADEQISITNIRIVETRTDVYGILVISFQTADDRKAARSVLAKKTDYSMHIL; encoded by the coding sequence ATGAATGAAAATATAGCAATTATTGGCTTAGGTCTTATTGGCGGTTCCTTGGCGCTTGCATTGAAGCGCGGCGGCCGCAATTTGCAAATATCAGGATTTGACCGATCATATTCAACCGCGGATGAAGCTTACCGCCGTGGCATCATCGATACAATTGCACCATCCGCAAGAGCGGCATGCGAAAAAGCCGATTACATCATTTTTGCGACCCCTGTGAATACGACAATTGCATTGATGGAAGAAGCTTCACAATGGACGCTCAAAGAGAATGTCATCCTGTCGGATACGGGAAGTACAAAAAATCCGATCATGCAGGCGGCCGTTAGACTTCAAGACCGAGGATTGACATTTATCGGCGGGCATCCGATGGCAGGTTCCCATAAAAGCGGCATCGCGGCAGCGAAAGGACATCTGTTTGAAAATGCTTATTATGTGTTGACACCTAGCAATTGGACGAGTTCTGAACAAGTTGATAGCCTATCCAATTTATTGGCGCCTACAAAAGGTAAAATCGTCATCTTGGATGCGGCTGAGCATGATCGAATGACGGCGATTGTCAGCCATTTCCCTCACATTATCGCTTCCTCCCTCGTTGGCAGGTTGGCTGACCAGGAAAAAGAGCAGCCATTCGTGAAGGATCTAGCTGCCGGCGGCTTCCGTGACCTTACCCGAATCGCCTCAGCGGATCCGACGATGTGGCGCGATATTACAATTCAGAATCGGGAAGAATTACTTGGGCAACTGGATGGCTGGTTACAGGAAATGAATTCAATCCGCTCGATGATCCTTGAAAACGATCCCGATCGAATATATGATTTCTTTTCTGATGCGAAGGAGTTCCGGGATCAATTACCTTCCACTTTCAAAGGGGCAGTGCAAGGAGCTTTGTATATGACATTCGATTTGCATATCGATATACCGGATCATCCTGGTGTCATATCCGAAATCACAAAAATACTTGCTGATGAGCAAATCAGCATCACGAATATCCGGATTGTAGAAACACGAACAGATGTATATGGAATCCTCGTCATCAGTTTTCAGACGGCGGATGATCGGAAGGCTGCAAGGTCGGTCCTTGCGAAAAAAACGGATTATAGCATGCATATTCTCTAA
- the hisC gene encoding histidinol-phosphate transaminase, producing MQWKQVLSTMRPYKPGRSTEEVKKAYRLDSVVKLASNENPYGCASTVAEFLSNTSMPYEIYPDGNGTTLRAKLAEKHGVEESSILFGNGSDELVSIITRALLDEKVHTIIPTPSFPQYAHNAKIEGADITEIPLKNEHHDLNDFINAINDRTAIIWVCNPNNPTGSLIPKAELESFLEQVPENILVVLDEAYFEYVTVSDHIDSIGLIDRFPNIIVLRTFSKAYGLASFRIGYAVGSSDIITELNKVRNPFNTNTLAVAVATKALEDDAFIDMCRELNAKQRKRYKSFANEKGIHMYDSETNFVLMEVPGDADEASEFLLKHGYIIRSGNALGTPGYVRITIGTEEQNTGLLQAFTLLLQEKGR from the coding sequence ATGCAGTGGAAACAAGTTTTATCTACTATGAGACCTTATAAACCGGGCAGATCGACTGAAGAAGTGAAAAAGGCTTATCGCTTGGATAGTGTCGTAAAATTGGCTTCAAATGAAAATCCTTACGGCTGCGCGTCTACAGTAGCTGAGTTTTTAAGCAACACATCGATGCCGTATGAAATTTATCCAGACGGAAATGGGACAACCCTTCGTGCAAAACTGGCAGAAAAGCATGGCGTGGAGGAATCCTCAATCCTTTTCGGAAATGGTTCGGATGAACTTGTTTCAATCATTACACGTGCATTGCTTGATGAAAAAGTGCATACGATTATACCGACTCCGTCTTTTCCACAATACGCCCATAATGCTAAAATTGAAGGTGCGGATATAACGGAGATTCCATTAAAGAATGAACATCATGATCTGAACGATTTTATCAATGCGATAAATGATCGTACAGCAATCATCTGGGTGTGCAATCCGAATAATCCGACCGGAAGTCTTATTCCAAAAGCCGAGCTGGAAAGCTTTTTGGAGCAGGTTCCTGAAAACATCTTAGTCGTACTGGATGAAGCTTACTTTGAATACGTAACGGTTTCTGATCATATCGATTCGATTGGACTGATAGATCGGTTTCCTAACATTATTGTGTTGCGTACATTCTCGAAAGCGTATGGCCTTGCATCCTTTAGAATAGGGTATGCGGTCGGCTCATCCGATATTATTACCGAGCTGAATAAAGTGCGTAATCCATTTAACACCAATACGTTAGCTGTAGCAGTTGCAACCAAGGCTCTGGAAGACGATGCATTCATCGACATGTGCCGGGAATTAAATGCAAAACAGAGGAAGCGTTACAAGTCTTTCGCTAATGAAAAAGGAATCCATATGTATGATTCCGAAACGAACTTTGTATTGATGGAAGTACCGGGAGATGCGGACGAAGCTTCGGAATTTCTTTTGAAACACGGCTATATCATCAGAAGCGGCAATGCACTCGGGACACCAGGGTACGTTAGGATCACAATCGGAACAGAAGAGCAGAATACGGGATTACTACAGGCGTTCACTCTTTTGTTACAAGAAAAAGGTAGATAA
- the aroH gene encoding chorismate mutase, with protein MTVRGIRGATTVVSDQTDGVLEATRTLVLEMAEQNGISPTDIVSVIVSTTRDIESAFPAKAVRTLDGWKYVPVMCTHEMDVPGSMPLCIRILMHVNSETHQEDVKHIYQNEAVKLRPDLQN; from the coding sequence ATGACGGTTAGAGGTATAAGAGGGGCAACTACCGTTGTCTCAGATCAAACTGACGGAGTACTTGAAGCTACAAGAACATTGGTGTTGGAAATGGCTGAGCAAAATGGCATTTCTCCAACCGATATTGTTTCAGTCATTGTTTCAACTACACGAGACATTGAGTCGGCATTCCCTGCAAAAGCTGTCAGAACACTGGATGGATGGAAGTATGTACCGGTCATGTGTACGCATGAAATGGATGTTCCGGGATCAATGCCGCTATGTATCCGGATTCTCATGCACGTCAATTCTGAGACCCATCAAGAGGACGTCAAGCATATCTATCAAAACGAAGCAGTGAAGCTGCGGCCAGACTTGCAAAACTAA
- the aroB gene encoding 3-dehydroquinate synthase has protein sequence MGKLTVQLPDAKYDVHIGEYIYDLFSSDYKELLHSADRVGIIADENAADLHLPILLDALQKADIAPLVKIVPPGEECKTQEVYFECQSYLVNKNFTRNSLLIAFGGGACGDLTGFVAATYMRGIKFVQCPTTILAHDSAVGGKTAINLPEGKNMVGSFHQPAAVLFNTMLLTTLPPREVRSGMAELIKHAFISDGNWSESLLEEETFSNPTEEWFAAELLKGIQVKADIVVEDEFEHSTRKYLNFGHTFGHAVEAVCGFGGLSHGECVMIGMAYSFILSERHGTIDAAFTNRFIRFAKYNGYSFDPVLENSFGSFLVFMEKDKKAAFGEMNFVMLEKLGTPFVKKVSAVECEQAFFELQKRIGMGERS, from the coding sequence ATGGGGAAATTGACCGTTCAATTGCCCGATGCGAAATATGACGTGCATATCGGTGAATATATATACGACTTGTTTTCATCCGATTATAAAGAATTGTTGCATAGCGCAGATCGGGTAGGCATCATCGCTGACGAAAATGCCGCTGACCTGCACTTGCCCATTCTACTCGACGCTTTACAAAAAGCAGATATTGCGCCTTTAGTAAAAATCGTCCCTCCTGGGGAAGAATGCAAAACACAGGAAGTCTATTTCGAGTGCCAATCCTATTTAGTGAACAAGAATTTCACTCGGAATTCCTTGCTTATTGCGTTCGGGGGAGGGGCTTGCGGGGATTTGACGGGATTCGTCGCCGCTACATACATGAGGGGGATCAAGTTTGTTCAATGCCCTACGACCATCCTGGCCCACGACAGTGCAGTAGGCGGCAAGACCGCCATCAATTTGCCGGAAGGGAAAAATATGGTCGGTTCTTTCCATCAGCCGGCAGCGGTGCTTTTCAATACTATGTTGTTAACGACGTTGCCGCCGCGTGAAGTCCGTTCTGGAATGGCGGAATTGATCAAACATGCATTCATCTCCGATGGGAATTGGTCAGAATCATTGTTGGAAGAAGAGACTTTTTCCAATCCGACGGAAGAGTGGTTTGCAGCAGAGCTTTTAAAAGGAATTCAAGTGAAGGCGGATATCGTTGTGGAAGATGAATTCGAGCATTCCACAAGGAAATACTTGAACTTCGGCCATACATTCGGCCATGCTGTGGAAGCCGTATGCGGTTTCGGAGGGTTGAGTCATGGGGAATGCGTCATGATTGGCATGGCTTACAGTTTCATCCTCAGTGAACGTCACGGAACGATTGACGCAGCTTTTACGAACCGGTTCATTCGCTTCGCCAAATACAATGGCTACTCGTTCGATCCTGTATTAGAGAATTCATTTGGCAGTTTCCTTGTTTTCATGGAAAAAGATAAAAAAGCCGCATTCGGCGAAATGAATTTCGTCATGTTGGAGAAGTTGGGCACACCTTTTGTGAAAAAAGTTTCAGCGGTTGAATGTGAACAGGCTTTTTTCGAATTGCAGAAAAGAATCGGAATGGGGGAGCGGTCATGA
- the aroC gene encoding chorismate synthase encodes MRFFTAGESHGPQLTAIIEGLPAQMPLTAEMINNELKRRQGGHGRGRRMQIEKDQVLITSGVRHGKTLGSPVTLTVVNDDWKHWTSIMGVEPLADDVNPEDIKRQITRPRPGHADLVGGMKYGHRDLRNVLERSSARETTMRVAVGAVAKQFLRLLGIETVAHVTEIGGITTNPDTYSGLPLDELRAIVENDPVYCADQEASVRMVAAIDDIKGRGDTLGGVVEVIIEGCPPGIGSYVQFDRKMDGKLAGAMMSINAFKGVEFGLGFKMAQKPGSEVHDEIAWSEELGYYRKSNRLGGLEGGMTTGMPIVIRGVMKPIPTLYKPLESVDIDTKEPFVATIERSDPCAVPAASVVAEHVIATEMAKAIMEEFRSDTIKGLKEEIERYRHYVKGF; translated from the coding sequence ATGAGGTTTTTTACAGCTGGCGAGTCACATGGACCACAATTGACAGCCATTATTGAAGGGTTACCCGCTCAAATGCCTTTAACGGCAGAAATGATTAACAATGAATTGAAAAGGCGTCAAGGCGGACATGGGCGTGGCCGTCGGATGCAAATAGAAAAGGATCAGGTCCTTATCACGTCCGGTGTGCGCCATGGGAAGACGCTCGGGTCGCCTGTGACGCTGACGGTCGTCAATGATGACTGGAAGCATTGGACAAGCATTATGGGAGTCGAACCGTTGGCGGATGATGTGAATCCCGAAGACATCAAACGACAGATCACAAGACCTCGGCCAGGACATGCGGATCTAGTCGGTGGCATGAAGTACGGACACCGCGATCTGCGTAATGTTTTGGAACGATCCTCTGCGAGAGAGACGACGATGCGTGTGGCAGTTGGCGCTGTAGCTAAACAGTTTCTTCGTCTATTAGGCATCGAGACCGTCGCTCATGTAACAGAAATTGGTGGGATCACGACCAATCCAGACACTTATTCCGGATTGCCGTTGGATGAACTGCGAGCGATTGTCGAAAACGATCCTGTCTACTGTGCGGACCAAGAAGCATCAGTCCGGATGGTTGCAGCCATCGATGACATTAAAGGACGTGGAGACACGCTCGGAGGAGTCGTGGAGGTCATTATTGAGGGGTGCCCGCCCGGTATAGGAAGCTACGTACAGTTCGATCGTAAAATGGATGGGAAGCTTGCCGGAGCCATGATGAGCATCAATGCGTTCAAAGGTGTTGAATTCGGATTGGGTTTTAAAATGGCACAAAAACCTGGCAGTGAGGTTCATGATGAAATTGCCTGGTCAGAAGAACTCGGCTACTACCGCAAGTCCAATCGGCTCGGTGGACTGGAAGGCGGTATGACGACAGGCATGCCTATTGTCATCCGTGGCGTCATGAAACCGATCCCGACATTGTATAAGCCACTTGAAAGCGTGGATATCGATACGAAAGAGCCGTTCGTAGCAACAATCGAAAGATCGGACCCTTGTGCGGTGCCGGCGGCTTCTGTCGTTGCAGAGCATGTCATTGCAACTGAAATGGCTAAAGCGATCATGGAGGAATTCCGTTCGGATACGATAAAAGGCTTGAAGGAAGAAATTGAGCGATACAGACACTATGTAAAGGGGTTTTGA
- a CDS encoding CheR family methyltransferase — protein MSDYIDFISKIKNKTGIDLSLYKEAQMKRRLTSLYEKKGFRNFSDYYLAIHNDKQLLNEFLDRMTINVSEFYRNAQRWDVLDKKIFPMLLAQNKKLKIWSAACSTGEEPYSLAMVLSSHLPLRDISILATDLDAGVLERAKVGLYQERSLKEVPKPILDKYFVNEGQHYQVKDEIKQTVQFKQQNLLGDPYGSGFDLIVCRNVMIYFTEEAKDQIYTDFSKALAPGGILFVGSTEQIFNPSKYGFESVETFFYRKL, from the coding sequence ATGTCAGATTACATCGATTTCATATCAAAAATAAAGAATAAGACCGGAATAGACTTATCACTATACAAAGAAGCTCAAATGAAAAGAAGGCTCACATCCCTATATGAAAAAAAGGGATTCCGCAATTTCTCTGACTATTATTTAGCCATACATAATGACAAACAGCTTCTGAACGAATTCCTCGATAGAATGACAATCAATGTCTCGGAATTCTATCGGAACGCCCAGCGTTGGGATGTCCTCGACAAGAAAATCTTCCCCATGTTGTTAGCCCAAAACAAAAAACTGAAAATATGGAGCGCGGCCTGTTCCACAGGAGAAGAACCATATTCCCTCGCCATGGTCCTATCATCTCACTTGCCGTTACGGGATATTTCAATTTTAGCGACAGACCTCGATGCCGGGGTATTGGAACGCGCAAAGGTCGGCCTTTATCAGGAACGGTCATTGAAAGAAGTTCCCAAACCTATCTTGGACAAATATTTCGTTAACGAAGGACAGCACTACCAAGTGAAAGATGAAATAAAACAGACAGTACAATTTAAACAGCAAAACCTGTTAGGGGATCCCTACGGTTCGGGTTTCGATCTTATTGTCTGCAGGAATGTAATGATCTACTTCACGGAAGAGGCAAAGGACCAGATTTACACTGACTTTTCAAAAGCGCTGGCTCCCGGTGGAATCTTGTTCGTCGGTAGCACCGAACAGATATTCAATCCATCCAAATATGGCTTTGAATCGGTGGAGACATTCTTTTACAGAAAGCTTTAA
- the ndk gene encoding nucleoside-diphosphate kinase, giving the protein MEKTFLMVKPDGVQRNLIGEIVNRFESKGFTLVGAKLMQISQDLAEQHYGEHKERPFFGELVDFITSGPVFAMVWEGENVISTARLMMGATNPKESAPGTIRGDFAVTVGKNIIHGSDSPESAVREIGLFFKEEELVSYDKSMVSWIN; this is encoded by the coding sequence ATGGAAAAAACATTTTTAATGGTTAAACCTGATGGCGTTCAACGTAATTTAATCGGTGAAATCGTAAACCGTTTCGAAAGCAAAGGGTTCACATTGGTTGGCGCTAAATTGATGCAAATCAGCCAGGACCTTGCTGAACAGCATTATGGCGAACATAAGGAGCGTCCTTTCTTTGGAGAGCTTGTAGACTTCATCACTTCCGGACCAGTTTTCGCAATGGTTTGGGAAGGTGAGAATGTAATCTCGACTGCACGCTTGATGATGGGTGCGACAAATCCAAAAGAATCTGCACCAGGCACAATCCGTGGCGACTTCGCTGTCACTGTCGGCAAAAACATCATCCACGGTTCCGATTCACCGGAATCTGCCGTTCGTGAAATCGGTCTTTTCTTCAAAGAAGAAGAACTCGTCAGCTATGACAAATCAATGGTAAGCTGGATCAACTAA
- a CDS encoding polyprenyl synthetase family protein has product MEKLKLMSLYADFRKDLSFIEKELERSVDSSSPVIRQASLLLLRAGGKRIRPIFVILSSKFGEYSMENVAKVAVSLELIHMASLVHDDVIDNSDFRRGFETVKARWNNRIAMYTGDYIFSRALVSIGEIEMPAVHQLLAETMLEICKGEIIQFEYQQKTDQTFRDYLRRIKRKTALLLSSSCELGALVSDASPDVVGKLKRFGYFAGMAFQIVDDILDITSTDEKLGKPAGSDLLNGHLTLPTLYIKDEPEFQPFLYRSFDGSLTEDERSRMLAYIRNSGAIEKSQQVSDMYLRKAIAEVESLPDNEAKKSLLQIADFLGKRKF; this is encoded by the coding sequence TTGGAGAAATTGAAGTTAATGTCGCTTTACGCAGATTTCCGAAAGGATCTTTCATTCATCGAAAAGGAACTTGAACGATCCGTCGATTCCTCTTCCCCGGTCATTCGGCAAGCCTCCCTACTACTATTGCGGGCAGGCGGAAAAAGGATACGTCCGATATTTGTCATCCTTTCGTCCAAGTTCGGTGAATATTCGATGGAAAATGTGGCGAAAGTGGCAGTATCCTTGGAATTGATCCATATGGCCTCCCTTGTTCATGACGATGTCATCGACAATTCCGATTTCCGCAGAGGCTTTGAGACGGTGAAGGCTAGGTGGAATAACAGGATTGCTATGTACACCGGCGACTACATCTTTTCACGTGCACTTGTCTCTATCGGAGAAATCGAAATGCCTGCTGTTCATCAACTGCTTGCTGAAACGATGCTGGAGATTTGTAAAGGTGAAATCATTCAATTTGAATACCAACAAAAAACGGACCAGACATTCCGCGACTATTTGCGTCGCATCAAAAGAAAAACGGCATTATTGCTATCTTCCAGCTGTGAATTGGGAGCGCTCGTCTCCGATGCAAGCCCGGATGTTGTCGGTAAGCTGAAACGATTCGGCTATTTTGCGGGAATGGCTTTCCAAATAGTAGATGACATACTCGATATCACATCAACAGATGAAAAACTCGGCAAGCCTGCCGGCAGTGATCTGTTAAATGGACATTTGACGTTGCCTACACTATACATAAAAGATGAACCCGAATTTCAACCATTCCTGTACCGTTCATTTGATGGTTCATTGACGGAAGATGAGCGGAGCCGAATGCTTGCCTATATCCGTAATTCCGGCGCAATAGAGAAATCACAGCAAGTGAGCGATATGTACTTGAGGAAAGCGATCGCGGAAGTGGAATCATTGCCGGATAATGAAGCGAAGAAGTCACTTTTGCAAATTGCGGACTTCCTAGGAAAAAGAAAGTTCTGA
- a CDS encoding demethylmenaquinone methyltransferase has product MGTSKEEKVHHVFEKIAVDYDKMNSVISFNQHIKWRNDIMERMNVQKGSSALDVCCGTADWTISLAEDVGPDGKVTGLDFSESMLASGRPKVANYKNVDLVQGNAMELPFPDNSFDYVTIGFGLRNVPDYGQVLKEMNRVLKPGGMAACLETSQTEIPVYRQLFRFYFKYIMPIFGKLFAKSYKEYSWLQESADDFPGSKQLAQMFVDAGFHGVSYKKYSGGAAAGHIAFK; this is encoded by the coding sequence ATGGGGACGTCCAAAGAAGAGAAAGTCCATCACGTCTTTGAGAAGATCGCTGTTGATTACGATAAGATGAATTCCGTCATAAGTTTTAACCAACATATAAAATGGCGAAATGATATTATGGAACGAATGAATGTCCAAAAAGGATCCAGTGCATTGGATGTTTGCTGCGGCACTGCAGATTGGACAATTTCCTTGGCCGAGGATGTCGGACCGGATGGAAAAGTGACTGGTCTCGACTTCAGTGAAAGCATGCTTGCGTCCGGAAGGCCAAAAGTTGCCAATTACAAAAACGTCGATTTAGTTCAAGGGAACGCAATGGAGTTGCCATTCCCGGATAATAGCTTCGACTATGTGACGATTGGATTCGGGCTACGGAACGTACCTGATTATGGACAAGTGCTGAAGGAAATGAATCGAGTATTGAAGCCGGGCGGCATGGCTGCGTGCTTGGAGACTTCGCAAACGGAGATCCCAGTTTACCGGCAATTATTCCGCTTTTATTTTAAGTACATAATGCCGATATTTGGAAAGCTTTTTGCGAAGAGCTACAAAGAGTATTCATGGCTCCAAGAATCGGCGGACGATTTTCCGGGATCAAAGCAACTTGCCCAAATGTTCGTAGATGCCGGTTTTCATGGAGTATCATATAAGAAGTATAGCGGTGGGGCTGCAGCCGGGCACATCGCGTTCAAATAA
- a CDS encoding heptaprenyl diphosphate synthase component 1, translated as MDRQTINRYIQNYISEVERSIQEPILNRDLGKVPLDEAKAFFLLLPMLNNEEWTSEMNISAIAVGAVHAAFDMHDRVDILDATSKVQQLMVLSGDHFSGIHYRLLSSLPDFRLITSMSEMIGHINETKTNLLMEDSDGIEFLIDSMISIESGCIVDFQSRYGLTRYSEIAETALGLIWFFKKLMKDPTVEQVWSGNRIKKTDVEDAISILTSRLQNQLTEAGFLSPFLRQEIHRFATPLLGKPI; from the coding sequence ATGGACAGACAAACTATCAATCGATATATTCAAAATTATATAAGCGAAGTCGAACGTTCCATACAAGAGCCCATATTGAACAGGGATCTTGGGAAGGTGCCACTTGATGAAGCGAAGGCGTTTTTCCTCCTCTTACCTATGTTGAACAACGAGGAGTGGACCTCTGAGATGAATATATCTGCGATTGCGGTGGGCGCTGTACATGCGGCCTTCGACATGCATGACAGAGTGGACATCCTGGACGCAACTTCAAAGGTGCAGCAACTAATGGTCCTCTCTGGAGATCATTTCAGCGGCATCCACTATCGTTTATTGTCATCGCTTCCAGACTTCAGGCTCATCACTTCCATGTCGGAAATGATCGGGCATATTAATGAGACGAAGACGAATCTGTTAATGGAAGACTCTGATGGGATTGAGTTTCTTATCGACTCGATGATCAGCATAGAATCTGGATGTATCGTCGACTTTCAGAGCAGGTATGGCTTAACTAGATATTCGGAAATCGCTGAAACGGCATTGGGTCTCATCTGGTTTTTCAAGAAATTGATGAAAGATCCTACCGTCGAGCAAGTGTGGTCAGGAAATAGGATCAAAAAGACTGATGTAGAAGATGCGATTTCCATTTTAACTTCGAGGTTGCAAAACCAGCTTACCGAAGCCGGATTTTTGAGCCCGTTTTTAAGACAGGAAATCCATAGGTTTGCAACACCGCTCTTAGGCAAGCCTATTTAG
- the mtrB gene encoding trp RNA-binding attenuation protein MtrB, with product MSQPDFIMIKAQEDGVNVIGLTRGNDTKFHHTEKLDRGEVMIAQFTEHTSAMKIRGKAEIHSAHGIVYSDGKE from the coding sequence ATGTCACAACCTGATTTTATCATGATCAAGGCGCAAGAAGATGGAGTGAATGTCATCGGACTCACTAGGGGCAATGATACGAAATTCCATCACACCGAAAAGTTGGATCGTGGGGAAGTGATGATTGCCCAGTTCACTGAGCATACGTCCGCCATGAAAATCCGTGGCAAAGCCGAAATCCACTCGGCGCATGGTATTGTCTACAGCGATGGAAAAGAATAG